One Streptomyces sp. SAI-135 DNA segment encodes these proteins:
- a CDS encoding ATP/GTP-binding protein, with protein MDSKPSTSADPGANGSIYVSSEVTTAAKILVVGHFAVGKTTFIGSLSEITPLRTEEKMTQASMHVDDLRGAPEKATTTVALDFGRLTLSDELVLYLFGTPGQQRFMQLWEDMARGALGALLLVDPSRLEETFPVIDLIDEYGLEYAIAVNTFSQTSHFEEEEIREALDLLPDTPVIYCDARDQRSSARALIALVRHLLDRAA; from the coding sequence ATGGACTCGAAACCCTCAACATCGGCTGACCCCGGGGCGAACGGCTCCATATACGTCTCCTCCGAGGTGACCACCGCCGCGAAGATCCTGGTCGTCGGACACTTCGCCGTGGGCAAGACGACCTTCATCGGGTCCCTGTCGGAGATCACTCCTCTGCGCACCGAGGAGAAGATGACCCAGGCGTCCATGCACGTCGACGACCTGCGCGGGGCACCGGAGAAGGCGACCACCACCGTGGCGCTGGACTTCGGCCGGCTGACCCTCAGCGACGAGCTGGTGCTGTACCTGTTCGGCACCCCCGGACAGCAGCGCTTCATGCAGCTGTGGGAGGACATGGCCCGCGGCGCGCTCGGCGCCCTGCTCCTGGTCGACCCCTCCCGGCTGGAGGAGACGTTCCCGGTCATCGACCTGATCGACGAGTACGGCCTCGAGTACGCGATCGCCGTCAACACCTTCTCGCAGACCAGCCACTTCGAGGAGGAGGAGATCCGCGAAGCCCTCGACCTGCTCCCGGACACCCCGGTCATCTACTGCGACGCCCGCGACCAGCGCTCCTCCGCCCGCGCCCTGATCGCCCTGGTGCGCCACCTGCTCGACCGCGCCGCCTGA
- a CDS encoding roadblock/LC7 domain-containing protein, which translates to MNPDLSWVLNDVLEVRGARHAILVSADGLLMQRSDGIVRDDAERNAAAMSSLQSLCRSVAPFVGGGKGLWKQTLIEFDGGWIFLIAGGSGSYLAVSTALDVDMEAMSIRMQKTVGALTKAMSATPRQHTGADA; encoded by the coding sequence GTGAATCCCGACCTGTCGTGGGTGTTGAACGACGTGCTCGAGGTACGCGGAGCCCGCCACGCCATCCTCGTCTCGGCGGACGGCCTGCTGATGCAGCGCTCCGACGGCATCGTCCGTGACGACGCGGAACGGAACGCCGCCGCGATGAGCTCCCTGCAGTCCCTGTGCCGCAGCGTCGCCCCCTTCGTGGGCGGTGGCAAGGGCCTGTGGAAGCAGACACTGATCGAGTTCGACGGCGGATGGATCTTCCTCATCGCCGGGGGCAGCGGCTCCTACCTCGCCGTGTCGACCGCCCTGGACGTGGACATGGAGGCCATGTCGATCCGGATGCAGAAGACGGTGGGCGCGCTGACCAAGGCGATGAGCGCCACGCCGCGCCAGCACACCGGCGCAGACGCATGA
- a CDS encoding ATP-binding protein: protein MTSLFEDPLLWILLVVLIAAIFAVMRARRTNIQLRANNNKLHGDMASVRGQLAELQTTYSSVSARHTADLEEVRKDAESATKATLKSAVGTLATLAEEQLALLDGLQQKYGDDNAVLADLMLVDHTGSQFSRRTKGISVLCGGWLGRRDRDASVYDVARSAQGRIRDFERVKVHSQANVAITSRAVEPVAMVLAELLDNATKYSAPGTPVEINIQAVPTGICLIVDDAGLGMDQETKARAASLLTSGGAVDITSLGDPPKFGFALSGKLAAHYGFHVSVDAVSPYGGVRAVIRVPENLLTADVPAPAPVELDEHASEPVAAKPTPVTSLVVGQTAGGLPKRRRRRNGTVSVVATPSTEVPDLDAAGEETASRLKAFARGTLLGRDSDNTEGPQNQ from the coding sequence ATGACGTCATTGTTCGAAGATCCACTCCTGTGGATCCTGCTCGTGGTACTCATCGCTGCGATATTCGCAGTGATGCGCGCACGGAGAACCAACATCCAGCTCCGCGCGAACAACAACAAACTGCACGGCGACATGGCGAGCGTGCGAGGTCAGCTCGCCGAGCTCCAGACGACCTACTCGTCGGTGAGCGCACGGCACACCGCGGACCTGGAAGAGGTGCGCAAGGACGCCGAGTCGGCGACCAAGGCGACCCTGAAGTCGGCCGTCGGCACCCTGGCGACCCTCGCCGAGGAGCAGCTGGCCCTGCTCGACGGACTCCAGCAGAAGTACGGCGACGACAACGCGGTCCTCGCCGACCTGATGCTCGTCGACCACACCGGCAGCCAGTTCAGCCGCCGTACCAAGGGCATCTCGGTGCTCTGCGGCGGCTGGCTCGGCCGGCGTGACCGGGACGCCTCGGTGTACGACGTCGCCCGCAGCGCCCAGGGTCGGATCCGCGACTTCGAGCGGGTCAAGGTCCACTCGCAGGCCAATGTCGCGATCACCAGCCGGGCGGTCGAACCGGTCGCCATGGTCCTGGCCGAACTGCTGGACAACGCCACCAAGTACAGCGCCCCCGGCACCCCCGTCGAGATCAACATCCAGGCCGTCCCCACCGGGATCTGCCTGATCGTCGACGACGCCGGTCTCGGCATGGACCAGGAGACCAAGGCACGGGCCGCGTCCCTGCTGACCTCCGGCGGAGCCGTGGACATCACGAGCCTGGGCGACCCGCCCAAGTTCGGCTTCGCGCTCTCCGGGAAGCTCGCCGCCCACTACGGCTTCCACGTGTCCGTCGACGCGGTCTCCCCCTACGGCGGTGTGCGGGCCGTGATCCGGGTGCCCGAGAACCTCCTGACGGCGGACGTGCCCGCACCGGCCCCCGTCGAACTCGACGAGCACGCGAGCGAGCCCGTCGCGGCCAAGCCGACCCCGGTCACCTCCCTCGTCGTCGGGCAGACCGCCGGAGGCCTGCCCAAGCGCCGTCGCCGCCGCAACGGCACCGTCTCCGTGGTCGCCACCCCCAGCACGGAGGTGCCCGACCTGGACGCGGCCGGCGAGGAGACCGCCTCACGGCTCAAGGCATTCGCTCGCGGAACCCTGCTCGGGCGGGACTCAGACAACACGGAAGGACCTCAGAACCAGTGA
- a CDS encoding DUF742 domain-containing protein, whose product MTWPGEDAPVTSDFVRSYVITGGRRLPSDDDLALHTLVCLAPDRTLPLGAGPEVRAIWELCSGGYLSVAEVAGHLGLPVGVARLLLSDLFEQGHLLRRAEPAPAQHVPRAILEKVLHGLETLNIG is encoded by the coding sequence ATGACCTGGCCAGGCGAGGACGCTCCGGTAACCAGCGACTTCGTCCGCTCCTACGTCATCACGGGCGGCCGTCGTCTCCCCTCCGACGACGACCTGGCCCTGCACACGCTGGTGTGCCTGGCCCCCGACCGGACCCTGCCGCTCGGGGCCGGTCCCGAGGTCCGGGCGATCTGGGAGCTCTGTTCGGGCGGCTATCTGTCGGTCGCCGAGGTCGCCGGGCATCTGGGACTGCCCGTCGGCGTGGCCCGACTGCTGCTGTCCGATTTATTCGAGCAGGGGCACCTCCTGCGCCGCGCTGAACCGGCCCCCGCCCAGCACGTTCCCCGAGCGATACTCGAGAAGGTTCTGCATGGACTCGAAACCCTCAACATCGGCTGA
- a CDS encoding cytochrome P450 — protein MDVHDTAATGAARCPMYDGSFAADPQKVYDYLRAHGPAGPVELAPGVDATLVVDHETALRVLQNPNLFARDGRRWTALNDGRVPLDSPVLPMMAYRPNCLFTDGAQHLRLRKAVTESLDRLNVTRIRRDVEPIAAYLIDQFSERGRADLINDYAKLLPLLMINKLFGCPAAIGDRVTSAMADMFDGKDALKASDELTACFMELVSLKRREPGDDITSWLVQHPAGLSDEELKDQLVMLIGAGVEPERNLIANALLLLLDRDGGDGPSMQIEDALDHVLLNNPPIANYATHFPLQDVDLGGVVVQANSPLVISFAGANSDPALASSGQAHSRGAHLAWGAGPHACPAKSPAQVIAVTAIELILNALPDLVLSVPAQELQWRPGPFHRALATLPVQFSPTPATRMASAYGVPTAPRPTVVQQPQQAARVPAPAAQKPAKKGFWSSFLEIFRV, from the coding sequence ATGGACGTTCACGACACGGCCGCCACCGGTGCGGCCAGATGCCCCATGTACGACGGCTCCTTCGCCGCCGACCCGCAGAAGGTCTACGACTACCTCCGGGCGCACGGCCCCGCCGGACCGGTCGAACTGGCCCCCGGCGTCGACGCCACCCTGGTCGTCGACCACGAGACCGCCCTGCGCGTGCTCCAGAACCCCAACCTGTTCGCGCGCGACGGCCGCCGCTGGACCGCCCTCAACGACGGCCGGGTGCCCCTCGACAGCCCCGTCCTGCCGATGATGGCCTACCGGCCCAACTGCCTGTTCACCGACGGCGCCCAGCACCTCAGGCTGCGCAAGGCGGTCACCGAGAGCCTCGACCGCCTCAACGTCACCCGCATCCGCCGCGACGTCGAGCCGATCGCCGCCTACCTCATCGACCAGTTCAGCGAGCGGGGCCGGGCGGACCTGATCAACGACTACGCCAAGCTGCTGCCGCTGCTGATGATCAACAAGCTGTTCGGCTGCCCCGCGGCCATCGGCGACCGGGTCACCAGCGCCATGGCCGACATGTTCGACGGCAAGGACGCGCTCAAGGCCAGCGACGAACTCACCGCCTGCTTCATGGAGCTGGTCTCCCTCAAGCGCCGCGAACCCGGCGACGACATCACCTCCTGGCTCGTACAGCACCCCGCCGGCCTCAGCGACGAGGAGCTCAAGGACCAGCTGGTGATGCTGATCGGGGCCGGCGTGGAGCCCGAGCGCAACCTCATCGCCAACGCCCTGCTCCTGCTCCTGGACCGGGACGGTGGGGACGGCCCGAGCATGCAGATCGAGGACGCCCTCGACCACGTCCTGCTCAACAACCCGCCCATCGCCAACTACGCGACACACTTCCCGCTCCAGGACGTCGACCTCGGCGGAGTGGTGGTTCAGGCGAACTCCCCCCTGGTCATCAGCTTCGCCGGGGCCAACAGCGACCCCGCGCTCGCCTCCTCGGGCCAGGCCCACAGCCGCGGCGCCCACCTGGCCTGGGGTGCGGGACCGCACGCCTGCCCGGCCAAGAGCCCCGCCCAGGTCATCGCGGTCACGGCCATCGAGCTGATCCTCAACGCGCTGCCCGACCTGGTCCTGAGCGTCCCGGCCCAGGAACTGCAGTGGCGTCCCGGCCCGTTCCACCGCGCCCTGGCCACCCTTCCCGTGCAGTTCAGCCCCACCCCGGCCACCCGGATGGCCTCGGCGTACGGCGTGCCCACCGCGCCCCGCCCGACCGTCGTCCAGCAGCCCCAGCAGGCGGCGCGCGTCCCCGCGCCCGCAGCGCAGAAGCCGGCCAAGAAGGGCTTCTGGAGCAGCTTCCTCGAGATCTTCCGTGTGTGA